A part of Micromonospora chersina genomic DNA contains:
- a CDS encoding PAS domain-containing sensor histidine kinase, protein MSTLRDLAEEHTSLRPADIDHLHRIAGDWQLLSDLSFADLLLWVPVDGDGTFLCVAQVRPTTAPTAYLDDQVGRIVGGPEVAHLEVAHRQGRIWREGDPVWYGDVPARHEAIPVRLRTADGESGEVVAVVGRDTNLSTARTPSQLELNYLTTADDLAQMIADGTFPPPRHPGETTSAPRVGDGLVRLDANGKVTYASPNAQSAYRRLGYASHLVGEDLAKLHRRLASDPLEGTDAGNAVLAALRGEAPPRREIDARGATMLTRALPLMPAGVPIGALVLVRDITEVRRRDRALITKDATIREIHHRVKNNLQTVAALLRLQARRVAMPEARVALEESVRRVASIALVHETLSMSSDEAVEFDGIVDRVASAATEVAATEVSVGMRRQGSFGVLPAEIATSLVMVLNELLLNAVEHGFPPAGEEGAPGPEGAPEPAVVVSAHRFRKQLHVSVADNGRGLPEQFDAEKGGNLGLQIVRALVTGELRGTIELRNGARGGTEAVLIVPLARGTADRLAG, encoded by the coding sequence GTGTCCACCCTCCGTGACCTCGCCGAGGAGCACACCTCGCTCCGGCCGGCCGACATCGACCACCTGCACCGGATCGCCGGCGACTGGCAGCTCCTCTCCGACCTGTCCTTCGCCGACCTGCTGCTGTGGGTGCCGGTCGACGGCGACGGTACCTTCCTCTGCGTGGCCCAGGTCCGCCCGACGACCGCGCCGACCGCGTACCTCGACGACCAGGTCGGCCGGATCGTCGGCGGGCCCGAGGTGGCGCACCTGGAGGTCGCCCACCGGCAGGGCCGGATCTGGCGGGAGGGCGACCCGGTCTGGTACGGCGACGTGCCGGCCCGGCACGAGGCCATCCCGGTGCGGCTGCGCACCGCCGACGGGGAGTCCGGCGAGGTCGTGGCCGTGGTCGGCCGGGACACCAACCTCTCCACCGCCCGCACGCCCAGCCAGCTCGAACTGAACTACCTGACCACCGCCGACGACCTGGCCCAGATGATCGCCGACGGCACCTTCCCGCCGCCCCGGCACCCGGGCGAGACCACCTCGGCGCCCCGGGTCGGCGACGGCCTGGTCCGGCTCGACGCCAACGGGAAGGTCACCTACGCGAGCCCCAACGCGCAGTCCGCGTACCGCCGGTTGGGCTACGCCTCCCACCTGGTGGGGGAGGACCTGGCCAAGCTGCACCGCCGGCTCGCCAGCGACCCCCTGGAGGGCACCGACGCCGGCAACGCCGTGCTGGCCGCGCTGCGCGGCGAGGCCCCGCCCCGGCGGGAGATCGACGCCCGGGGCGCCACCATGCTCACCCGGGCGCTGCCGCTGATGCCCGCGGGCGTGCCGATCGGCGCGCTGGTCCTGGTCCGCGACATCACCGAGGTGCGCCGCCGCGACCGCGCCCTGATCACCAAGGACGCCACCATCCGGGAGATCCACCACCGGGTGAAGAACAACCTCCAGACCGTCGCCGCGCTGCTCCGCCTCCAGGCGCGCCGGGTGGCCATGCCGGAGGCCCGGGTCGCCCTGGAGGAGTCGGTACGCCGGGTCGCCTCCATCGCGCTGGTCCACGAGACGCTCTCCATGTCCAGCGACGAGGCGGTCGAGTTCGACGGCATCGTCGACCGGGTCGCCAGCGCGGCCACCGAGGTGGCGGCCACCGAGGTGTCCGTCGGCATGCGCCGCCAGGGCAGCTTCGGCGTGCTCCCCGCCGAGATCGCCACCTCGCTGGTGATGGTCCTCAACGAGCTGCTGCTCAACGCCGTCGAGCACGGCTTCCCGCCGGCCGGCGAGGAGGGTGCGCCCGGTCCCGAGGGCGCGCCGGAGCCGGCCGTGGTGGTCTCGGCGCACCGGTTCCGCAAGCAGTTGCACGTCTCGGTGGCCGACAACGGCCGGGGCCTGCCCGAGCAGTTCGACGCCGAGAAGGGCGGCAACCTCGGCCTCCAGATCGTCCGGGCCCTGGTCACCGGCGAGCTGCGCGGCACCATCGAGCTGCGCAACGGCGCCCGGGGCGGCACGGAGGCCGTCCTGATCGTCCCCCTGGCCCGCGGCACCGCCGACCGCCTCGCCGGCTGA
- a CDS encoding SIS domain-containing protein translates to MAADIDEQPAGYERLLSAEHAGAIARVAAVIAERRPRHVVFTARGTSDHAALYAAYLTEIRLGLPAGLASPSTVTVFGARPDLSDALVVGVSQSGGSPDLAEVLRVARESGALTLAVTNNPDSRLVGTAELSIDIAAGHERAVAATKTYTAELLALLMLVEGVRAGDGVLPAEERACLARLPELAERTLSDATPAQLAPRYRFAAQLVTTGRGYAYPTAREAALKLMETSYLPALAFSGADLLHGPLAMTDPDVPVLAVVGSGPGGQSMREVLPRLGERRADVVVVGSADVEATARMAVPEVDERYAPLLDILPLQRLALALALARGEDPDAPRGLKKVTATM, encoded by the coding sequence ATGGCCGCCGACATCGACGAGCAGCCGGCCGGCTACGAGCGCCTGCTCTCCGCCGAGCACGCCGGGGCGATCGCCCGGGTCGCGGCGGTGATCGCCGAGCGCCGGCCCCGGCACGTGGTGTTCACGGCCCGGGGCACCTCCGACCACGCGGCGCTCTACGCGGCCTACCTCACCGAGATCCGGCTCGGCCTGCCCGCCGGGCTCGCCTCGCCCAGCACCGTCACCGTCTTCGGCGCCCGGCCGGACCTCTCCGACGCCCTGGTGGTCGGGGTCAGCCAGAGCGGCGGCTCGCCCGACCTGGCCGAGGTGCTGCGGGTGGCCCGGGAATCCGGCGCGCTGACCCTGGCCGTCACCAACAACCCCGACTCGCGGCTGGTGGGCACCGCCGAGCTGAGCATCGACATCGCCGCCGGCCACGAGCGGGCCGTCGCCGCCACCAAGACCTACACGGCCGAACTGCTCGCGCTGCTCATGCTCGTCGAGGGGGTACGCGCCGGCGACGGCGTCCTCCCCGCCGAGGAGCGCGCCTGCCTGGCCCGCCTGCCCGAACTGGCCGAGCGCACCCTGTCCGACGCCACCCCGGCCCAGCTCGCCCCCCGCTACCGGTTCGCCGCCCAGCTCGTCACCACCGGCCGGGGCTACGCGTACCCGACGGCCCGCGAGGCGGCGCTGAAGCTCATGGAGACCTCCTACCTGCCGGCGCTCGCCTTCTCCGGCGCCGACCTGCTGCACGGCCCGCTCGCCATGACCGACCCCGACGTGCCGGTGCTCGCCGTGGTCGGCTCCGGTCCCGGCGGGCAGTCGATGCGCGAGGTGCTGCCCCGGCTCGGCGAGCGCCGCGCCGACGTCGTGGTGGTCGGCTCCGCCGACGTCGAGGCGACCGCCCGGATGGCCGTGCCCGAGGTCGACGAGCGGTACGCCCCGCTGCTCGACATCCTGCCGTTGCAGCGGCTCGCCCTGGCCCTGGCCCTGGCCCGGGGCGAGGACCCGGACGCCCCGCGCGGGTTGAAGAAGGTCACGGCGACGATGTGA
- a CDS encoding nitrite/sulfite reductase, producing MAVSSTTTSRPDTPAPVARAPRRPRGEGQWALGHREPLNANERIKKDDDPLNVRARIENIYAHRGFASIDPQDLRGRFRWWGLYTQRKAGIDGGRTAVLEPHELEDEFFMLRVRVDGGELTLAQLRVVADISREFARDTADITDRQNIQYHWIRVEDVPEIWRRLESVGLQTTEACGDCPRVVLGSPVAGVARDEVLDPTPAVDEIVRRYVGDKAYSNLPRKFKTSISWLVDTPYEANDIAFLGVEHPDLGPGFDVWVGGGLSTNPMLAKRLGVWVPLAEVPDVWAGVVGIFRDYGYRRLRNRARLKFLVADWGVAKFREVLEKEYLGRALLDGPAATLPAKPVDHIGVHQQRDGNNYVGAAPIVGRVSGSQLARLADVAEAHGSGRVRLTPYQKLLVLDVAPERTDSLVAELRGIGLEARPSAWRRGTMACTGIEFCKLAIVETKRRGEELVARLEERLRDFDADISIHLNGCPNACARTQVADIGLKGQLVVGPDGRQVEGFQVHLGGGLGMAAGQTAGFGRKLRGLKTTAEELPEYVERLARRYLAGRTEGESFANWVIRVDEEELR from the coding sequence ATGGCGGTCAGCAGCACCACCACGAGCCGGCCCGACACCCCGGCGCCCGTCGCCCGGGCCCCGCGCCGGCCGCGTGGCGAGGGGCAGTGGGCGCTCGGTCACCGCGAGCCGCTCAACGCCAACGAGCGCATCAAGAAGGACGACGACCCGCTGAACGTGCGGGCCCGGATCGAGAACATCTACGCCCACCGGGGCTTCGCCTCGATCGACCCGCAGGACCTGCGCGGCCGGTTCCGCTGGTGGGGCCTGTACACCCAGCGCAAAGCGGGCATCGACGGCGGGCGCACGGCCGTGCTGGAGCCGCACGAGCTGGAGGACGAGTTCTTCATGCTCCGGGTGCGGGTGGACGGTGGCGAGCTCACGCTGGCCCAGCTCCGGGTCGTCGCGGACATCTCGCGGGAGTTCGCCCGCGACACCGCCGACATCACCGACCGGCAGAACATCCAGTACCACTGGATCCGGGTCGAGGACGTGCCGGAGATCTGGCGGCGGCTGGAGTCGGTCGGCCTCCAGACCACCGAGGCGTGCGGCGACTGCCCCCGGGTCGTGCTGGGCAGCCCGGTCGCCGGAGTGGCCCGGGACGAGGTGCTCGACCCCACGCCGGCGGTCGACGAGATCGTCCGGCGGTACGTCGGCGACAAGGCGTACTCCAACCTGCCCCGCAAGTTCAAGACCTCGATCTCCTGGCTGGTCGACACCCCGTACGAGGCGAACGACATCGCCTTCCTCGGCGTCGAGCACCCGGACCTCGGTCCCGGCTTCGACGTCTGGGTGGGCGGCGGCCTCTCCACCAACCCGATGCTGGCCAAGCGCCTCGGCGTGTGGGTGCCGCTGGCCGAGGTGCCGGACGTCTGGGCCGGGGTGGTCGGCATCTTCCGCGACTACGGCTACCGCCGGCTGCGCAACCGGGCGCGGCTGAAGTTCCTGGTGGCCGACTGGGGCGTGGCGAAGTTCCGCGAGGTGCTGGAGAAGGAGTACCTGGGCCGGGCGCTGCTCGACGGCCCGGCCGCGACGCTGCCGGCGAAGCCGGTCGACCACATCGGCGTGCACCAGCAGCGCGACGGCAACAACTACGTGGGGGCCGCCCCGATCGTGGGCCGGGTCTCCGGCAGCCAGCTCGCCCGGCTCGCCGACGTGGCCGAGGCGCACGGCAGCGGCCGGGTGCGGCTCACCCCGTACCAGAAGCTGCTGGTGCTGGACGTGGCGCCGGAGCGGACCGACTCGCTGGTGGCGGAGCTGCGCGGGATCGGCCTGGAGGCCCGGCCGTCGGCCTGGCGGCGCGGCACCATGGCCTGCACGGGCATCGAGTTCTGCAAGCTCGCCATCGTCGAGACGAAGCGGCGCGGCGAGGAGCTGGTGGCCCGGCTGGAGGAGCGGCTGCGCGACTTCGACGCGGACATCTCCATCCACCTCAACGGCTGCCCCAACGCCTGCGCCCGCACCCAGGTCGCCGACATCGGGCTCAAGGGCCAGCTCGTGGTGGGCCCGGACGGCCGGCAGGTGGAGGGCTTCCAGGTGCACCTCGGCGGCGGCCTGGGCATGGCCGCCGGGCAGACTGCCGGCTTCGGCCGCAAGCTGCGCGGCCTCAAGACCACCGCCGAGGAGCTTCCGGAGTACGTGGAACGCCTGGCCCGCCGCTACCTGGCCGGCCGGACCGAGGGCGAGAGCTTCGCCAACTGGGTGATCAGGGTCGACGAGGAGGAATTGCGATGA
- a CDS encoding glycosyltransferase family 39 protein — MHPPAESEPSHDRRGWLVWTAPGLLTLVVTLAGIGHAQPWRDELATWSAATRTVTDLVRLAGTIDAATGPYYLLMHGWTALFGTSPTALRLPSALAMAGAAALTARLGARLAGPRAGLLAGLLLAVLPVTSRYGQEARPYALATLLAVLATLLLVGALHRPTWRRFTGYAVAVAALGLLHLIALTLLAAHALVVLLVAARGPAAAGLDPPAGPTPPASAPSRQGREAHAPDEAQPVTGEATTAAGRPAAGARGPGVVWRWLVALLPAVVLVAPLVLAAGGQRGRQLDWVRLVRVDDLAALPGALAQSGVVGGLLVGLAALGAGRLGRRALLPGAAVLLPVLLLFAAGTAVPLWVTRYLVFTVPFACLLAGAALAGVRLAPALAVVTLAGLLGLPDQAALRRTHEWPRSAPVDYAGVARIVAEHEQPGDGIVYSPRDSWLFPDLGMAYHLGARRPRDVLVVRDQRQRADLWAAECARPAECLAGVDRVWLVVTGRRADPLAAVPGAKGEALRDAFTVRQVWPRPGLTVALLTR; from the coding sequence GTGCATCCGCCCGCCGAGTCCGAACCGTCCCACGACCGTCGCGGTTGGCTGGTCTGGACGGCTCCCGGCCTGCTCACCCTCGTGGTCACGCTCGCCGGCATCGGGCACGCGCAGCCGTGGCGGGACGAGCTGGCGACCTGGAGCGCCGCCACCCGTACGGTCACCGACCTGGTCCGGCTGGCCGGCACCATCGACGCGGCGACCGGGCCGTACTACCTGCTCATGCACGGCTGGACCGCGCTGTTCGGCACCTCGCCGACCGCGCTGCGGCTGCCCTCGGCGCTGGCCATGGCCGGGGCCGCCGCGCTCACCGCCCGGCTGGGCGCCCGGCTGGCCGGTCCGCGGGCCGGGCTGCTCGCCGGCCTGCTCCTCGCCGTCCTCCCGGTCACCTCCCGGTACGGGCAGGAGGCCCGCCCGTACGCCCTGGCCACCCTGCTGGCCGTGCTCGCCACGCTGCTGCTGGTCGGTGCGCTGCACCGGCCGACCTGGCGACGCTTCACCGGGTACGCCGTCGCCGTGGCCGCGCTCGGGCTGCTCCACCTGATCGCCCTCACCCTGCTCGCCGCGCACGCCCTCGTCGTGCTGCTGGTCGCGGCGCGTGGACCGGCGGCGGCCGGACTCGACCCGCCGGCCGGCCCGACACCCCCGGCTTCGGCGCCATCCCGTCAGGGTCGCGAAGCCCACGCGCCGGACGAGGCGCAACCCGTGACCGGCGAGGCCACCACGGCAGCCGGCCGTCCGGCAGCGGGCGCGCGCGGACCGGGCGTCGTCTGGCGGTGGCTGGTGGCGCTGCTGCCGGCGGTCGTGCTCGTCGCCCCGCTGGTGCTGGCGGCCGGAGGGCAGCGCGGCCGCCAGCTCGACTGGGTGCGCCTGGTCCGCGTCGACGACCTGGCCGCGCTGCCCGGCGCGCTGGCGCAGAGCGGGGTGGTGGGCGGCCTGCTCGTCGGTCTCGCCGCGCTCGGCGCGGGGCGGCTCGGCCGGCGGGCGCTGCTGCCGGGGGCCGCCGTGCTGCTGCCGGTGCTGCTGCTCTTCGCCGCCGGCACGGCGGTGCCGCTCTGGGTGACCCGGTACCTGGTCTTCACGGTGCCGTTCGCCTGCCTGCTGGCCGGGGCGGCGCTCGCCGGCGTACGCCTCGCGCCGGCGCTGGCCGTGGTGACCCTGGCCGGCCTGCTCGGGCTGCCCGACCAGGCGGCGCTGCGGCGCACCCATGAGTGGCCGCGGAGCGCACCGGTGGACTACGCGGGCGTGGCCCGGATCGTCGCCGAGCACGAGCAGCCGGGCGACGGGATCGTCTACTCACCCCGGGACAGCTGGCTCTTCCCCGACCTGGGTATGGCGTACCACCTGGGGGCGCGGCGGCCGCGCGACGTGCTGGTGGTGCGCGACCAGCGGCAGCGCGCCGACCTGTGGGCCGCCGAGTGCGCCCGCCCGGCGGAGTGCCTGGCCGGCGTGGACCGGGTCTGGCTGGTGGTCACGGGCCGGCGCGCCGACCCGCTGGCGGCGGTGCCCGGCGCCAAGGGCGAGGCCCTGCGCGACGCCTTCACGGTCCGCCAGGTCTGGCCCCGCCCCGGCCTCACGGTCGCCCTCCTCACCCGGTGA
- a CDS encoding phosphoadenylyl-sulfate reductase, protein MSALPSAAGLGLVGIGGPAPADPARRDPEELRALAERAGRELEGAPALEIARWAAETFGDRFCVTSSMADGVLAHLVSRVAPGVDVVFLDTGLHFPETLKVRDEVARRLPVTVRSIRPRMTVGQQDGQYGPRLFSKSPDDCCQLRKVEPLERALTGYDAWAAGLRRDESPTRANTPVVAFDARRGKAKVNPIAAWSQRDVDAYIARYDIPVNELFARGYGSIGCWPCTRRTRAGEDPRAGRWAMFEKTECGLHT, encoded by the coding sequence ATGAGCGCCCTGCCCTCCGCCGCCGGCCTGGGCCTGGTCGGGATCGGCGGGCCGGCCCCGGCCGACCCGGCCCGGCGCGATCCGGAGGAGCTGCGCGCGCTGGCCGAGCGGGCGGGCCGGGAGCTGGAGGGCGCGCCCGCCCTGGAGATCGCCCGCTGGGCCGCCGAGACCTTCGGGGACCGGTTCTGCGTGACCAGCTCGATGGCCGACGGGGTGCTGGCCCACCTGGTCTCCCGGGTCGCCCCCGGGGTGGACGTGGTCTTCCTGGACACCGGCCTGCACTTCCCGGAGACGCTCAAGGTCCGCGACGAGGTGGCCCGGCGGCTGCCCGTGACCGTGCGGTCGATCCGCCCCCGGATGACCGTCGGCCAGCAGGACGGCCAGTACGGCCCCCGGCTGTTCAGCAAGTCGCCGGACGACTGCTGCCAGTTGCGCAAGGTCGAGCCGCTGGAACGGGCGCTGACCGGGTACGACGCCTGGGCCGCCGGGCTGCGCCGGGACGAGTCGCCGACCCGGGCCAACACCCCGGTGGTGGCCTTCGACGCCCGGCGGGGCAAGGCCAAGGTCAACCCGATCGCGGCCTGGAGCCAGCGGGACGTGGACGCCTACATCGCCCGCTACGACATCCCGGTGAACGAGCTGTTCGCCCGGGGCTACGGCTCGATCGGCTGCTGGCCCTGCACCCGCCGCACCCGGGCGGGGGAGGACCCGCGGGCGGGCCGCTGGGCCATGTTCGAGAAGACCGAGTGCGGCCTGCACACCTGA
- a CDS encoding MDR family MFS transporter — MSQPAQVTARPNVRVVLFGLMIAMMLAMLDNMIVSTALPRIVFEFGGADHFTWVVTAYVLGTTVSTPIWGKLGDLYGRKTVFLTAVVVFLIGSALCGMSGSGFFGGVDTGMIELIAFRAVQGLGAGGLMVGVMAIIGDLVPPRERGRYQGMIAGIMAIAMVAGPLVGGFITDNLSWRWAFYVNLPLGGVALLVLATTMHLPKYRTEHKIDWLGAALLSVGITAIVLVTTWGGNQYDWASPQIVGLAALALVALVAFGLVERRAPEPILPLGLFANRNFALISVIGFLLGFAMFGAMNFLPLYQQTVQGASATNSGLLLLPLMFGMLVVSLVVGRAITKTGRYRAFPIVGGVVMTAGMGLLTQLDLGTSKTVSSLYMVVLGVGMGFLMQTSMLIAQNSVEQKDLGAASGAATFFRSIGGSFGVSLFGAIFANRLADSPAGPAFASGGGGEGGAMNLDKLKELSGPVREVVLGALSDAISHVFFWAVFFTVAVPVLAWFIKEVPLRSSNDAPPADATPEDQAEAALGKAPVA, encoded by the coding sequence ATGAGTCAACCAGCACAGGTGACAGCGAGGCCCAACGTCCGGGTCGTCCTGTTCGGCCTGATGATCGCGATGATGCTCGCGATGCTCGACAACATGATCGTCAGCACCGCGCTGCCGCGGATCGTCTTCGAGTTCGGCGGGGCCGACCACTTCACCTGGGTGGTCACCGCGTACGTGCTGGGCACCACGGTCTCCACCCCGATCTGGGGCAAGCTCGGTGACCTGTACGGCCGCAAGACGGTCTTCCTGACCGCGGTGGTCGTCTTCCTGATCGGCTCCGCGCTCTGCGGCATGTCCGGCTCCGGCTTCTTCGGCGGGGTCGACACCGGCATGATCGAGCTGATCGCGTTCCGCGCGGTCCAGGGCCTCGGCGCCGGCGGCCTGATGGTCGGCGTCATGGCGATCATCGGCGACCTGGTGCCGCCTCGCGAGCGGGGCCGGTACCAGGGCATGATCGCCGGCATCATGGCCATCGCCATGGTGGCCGGCCCGCTGGTCGGCGGCTTCATCACCGACAACCTCTCGTGGCGCTGGGCGTTCTACGTCAACCTGCCGCTCGGCGGCGTGGCCCTGCTGGTCCTCGCCACCACCATGCACCTGCCGAAGTACCGCACCGAGCACAAGATCGACTGGCTGGGCGCCGCGCTGCTCTCCGTCGGCATCACCGCGATCGTGCTGGTCACCACGTGGGGCGGCAACCAGTACGACTGGGCCTCCCCGCAGATCGTCGGCCTCGCGGCGCTCGCCCTGGTCGCCCTGGTGGCCTTCGGTCTCGTCGAGCGGCGCGCCCCCGAGCCGATCCTGCCGCTGGGCCTGTTCGCCAACCGGAACTTCGCCCTCATCTCGGTGATCGGCTTCCTGCTCGGCTTCGCCATGTTCGGCGCCATGAACTTCCTGCCGCTCTACCAGCAGACCGTGCAGGGCGCCTCGGCCACCAACAGCGGCCTGCTGCTGCTCCCGCTGATGTTCGGCATGCTGGTGGTCTCGCTGGTGGTCGGCCGGGCCATCACGAAGACCGGGCGCTACCGGGCCTTCCCGATCGTCGGCGGCGTGGTCATGACCGCCGGCATGGGCCTGCTGACCCAGCTCGACCTGGGCACCAGCAAGACCGTCTCCTCGCTCTACATGGTGGTGCTCGGCGTCGGCATGGGCTTCCTCATGCAGACCTCGATGCTCATCGCGCAGAACAGCGTGGAGCAGAAGGACCTGGGCGCGGCGAGCGGCGCGGCCACCTTCTTCCGGTCGATCGGCGGCTCGTTCGGCGTCTCGCTCTTCGGCGCGATCTTCGCCAACCGGCTCGCCGACTCCCCCGCCGGTCCGGCCTTCGCCAGCGGGGGCGGTGGCGAGGGTGGCGCCATGAACCTCGACAAGCTCAAGGAGCTCTCCGGGCCCGTGCGGGAGGTCGTGCTCGGGGCGCTCTCCGACGCCATCTCGCACGTCTTCTTCTGGGCGGTCTTCTTCACCGTGGCGGTCCCGGTGCTCGCCTGGTTCATCAAGGAGGTCCCGCTGCGGTCGTCGAACGACGCCCCGCCGGCGGACGCCACCCCGGAGGACCAGGCCGAGGCCGCCCTCGGCAAGGCCCCCGTCGCCTGA
- a CDS encoding IS1 family transposase, with the protein MSDARSAPLYCPYCGEEDLRPHEAGHGAWECHACARVFTVKFTGLLSRAVTR; encoded by the coding sequence ATGAGCGATGCCCGATCTGCGCCTCTCTACTGCCCCTACTGCGGGGAGGAGGACCTGCGGCCGCACGAGGCCGGGCACGGCGCCTGGGAGTGCCACGCCTGCGCCCGGGTCTTCACCGTGAAGTTCACTGGCCTGCTGAGCCGGGCGGTGACCCGATGA
- a CDS encoding tetratricopeptide repeat protein, with product MPEDDPALSAEEELALARLALAEGDLRHAADHVAAALVQAPTLPEVHETLARLAAAGGGDLDLFPLGHHAFVGAVVARAHLLAAAGRPAEGLDLLAAATGYAPAAEWAAVPWVTAPDLPERLDPERTARILMQICAAAPDPVPRRLRDPLRPYLTLARNAVTVHPAHPLLLGAASALARRLGEVALAVTWASRGVRAQPTKLGEVWLGYAYRSAGRTRDALAALERAVALDPDDLAVYADIAGTLADNGRLDEALTWTDRALAKDPSFDCAVHTAHRLRFQRDGDVAHLVALADFVRDHPDDTHEHGDLAECCRGRPWLGQVTPAGGPVLDALRQALAAEAGAPVAVRLDGLEPPSAMRTAAAAAPGLAVEVAAVADPDPREPRRATTRQLWRYEGTVAAPTLPSPSAEAAERIRQLAHPAWPHPPAAYDAAVALATLDLSDLLALLVHPPAAPATALGRVLAGQDPSLWVRCVQVWACLGLLHHRTDEPWAESTRRRTLLELVWGVEDWITEAALFALVTAAWVDPAVRPDVARAVAERLADVAAVARERRVPIAVSLAHLALATPDLDPATRALADSLIAGPAPDAPAGLLRRLWHRLTGLFRRH from the coding sequence GTGCCCGAGGACGACCCCGCGCTCTCCGCGGAGGAGGAGCTCGCGCTGGCCCGGCTGGCGCTGGCCGAGGGGGACCTCCGGCACGCCGCCGACCACGTCGCCGCCGCGCTCGTCCAGGCGCCCACGCTGCCCGAGGTGCACGAGACGCTCGCCCGGCTCGCCGCCGCCGGTGGCGGCGACCTGGACCTCTTCCCGCTCGGTCACCACGCCTTCGTCGGCGCGGTGGTGGCCCGCGCCCACCTGCTCGCGGCCGCCGGCCGCCCCGCCGAGGGGCTCGACCTGCTGGCCGCGGCCACCGGCTACGCCCCCGCCGCCGAGTGGGCGGCAGTGCCCTGGGTGACCGCGCCCGACCTGCCCGAACGGCTCGACCCCGAGCGCACCGCCCGGATCCTCATGCAGATCTGCGCGGCCGCGCCCGACCCGGTCCCGCGCCGGCTGCGCGACCCGCTGCGCCCGTACCTCACCCTGGCCCGCAACGCGGTCACCGTGCACCCCGCCCACCCGCTGCTGCTGGGCGCGGCGTCCGCGCTGGCCCGGCGCCTCGGCGAGGTCGCCCTCGCCGTCACCTGGGCCTCCCGGGGGGTACGCGCACAGCCCACCAAACTCGGCGAGGTGTGGCTCGGTTACGCGTACCGCAGCGCCGGCCGGACCCGGGACGCGCTCGCCGCCCTCGAACGGGCCGTCGCCCTCGACCCCGACGACCTGGCGGTCTACGCCGACATCGCCGGCACCCTCGCGGACAACGGCCGGCTCGACGAGGCGCTGACCTGGACCGACCGGGCCCTGGCCAAGGACCCGAGCTTCGACTGCGCCGTGCACACCGCGCACCGGCTGCGCTTCCAGCGCGACGGGGACGTGGCCCACCTGGTGGCCCTCGCCGACTTCGTCCGCGACCACCCCGACGACACCCACGAGCACGGCGACCTGGCCGAGTGCTGCCGGGGCCGCCCCTGGCTCGGCCAGGTGACCCCGGCCGGCGGGCCGGTGCTGGACGCGCTGCGCCAGGCGCTCGCCGCCGAGGCCGGCGCCCCGGTCGCCGTACGCCTCGACGGGCTGGAACCGCCGAGCGCCATGCGGACCGCGGCGGCGGCCGCACCGGGGCTGGCCGTCGAGGTGGCCGCGGTGGCCGACCCGGACCCGCGCGAACCCCGCCGGGCCACCACCCGCCAGCTCTGGCGGTACGAAGGCACGGTGGCCGCGCCGACCCTGCCCAGCCCCTCGGCCGAGGCGGCGGAACGGATCCGGCAGCTCGCCCACCCGGCCTGGCCGCACCCACCGGCGGCGTACGACGCCGCGGTGGCACTGGCCACGCTGGACCTGTCCGACCTGCTCGCCCTGCTGGTGCACCCGCCGGCCGCGCCGGCCACCGCGCTGGGGCGGGTGCTCGCCGGCCAGGACCCGTCGCTGTGGGTGCGCTGCGTGCAGGTCTGGGCCTGCCTCGGCCTGCTGCACCACCGCACCGACGAGCCGTGGGCGGAGTCCACCCGGCGCCGGACGCTGCTGGAACTGGTCTGGGGCGTGGAGGACTGGATCACCGAGGCGGCGTTGTTCGCCCTGGTCACCGCCGCCTGGGTGGACCCCGCCGTACGCCCGGACGTGGCGCGGGCGGTGGCCGAGCGGCTGGCCGACGTGGCGGCCGTGGCCCGCGAGCGCCGCGTGCCGATCGCCGTCTCGCTGGCCCACCTGGCGCTGGCCACCCCTGACCTCGACCCGGCCACCCGCGCGCTGGCCGACAGCCTGATCGCCGGCCCGGCGCCGGACGCCCCGGCCGGTCTCCTGCGCCGCCTCTGGCACCGCCTCACGGGCCTCTTCCGCCGCCACTGA